The Strigops habroptila isolate Jane chromosome 14, bStrHab1.2.pri, whole genome shotgun sequence genomic sequence CACCCTAAAGCGATAAGGGAAGACAGCTTGGCACACACATTTTGTTCATAAGGAACAGTCctgaactttttcttttaaggacaCGGAACACCTGACCTATTTCCACCCATGTCCATCACTAGCCCATCCTCACAAAGACAACACTCACTCCCAATCCACCCACTATCCCTAGTGCAAAAGAAGAACCAAGTATCATCACCACaacttccaacccaaacaaggGTTTGCAGGCCAAGCGCATACAGCACAAGCTCCAGGAGGTAGTGCAACCCTGGTACAATGCagtgaaattctgatttttgcTTAGGGAAGACACATCCCAGGAGTAAGCCTTCATGAATGCACCATCTCCAGAAACAGAGGTGACACATACCaacttgtgtttctttcacCACATAATCACGCAGACACGCGCTTCCCAGGATTTTCATGTAACATTCCCCATGGGGGATATTTCTCACACGTGTGTGAAGCGTGGAAGTATGCCCATCCTGAGGAGGGACCCACTGGAGCTGCCCCTCACAGGGAGCAGGGCTCGGCCCTTGGGAGCCAAAGGGCAGCACCGGCCTCCTCAcactgcctccctccctctgcaggGGCCTGAGGACAACCAGGACTCCTCCGGAGGCCGGGGCAACGGCACCAGGATAGGAGGACCCGAACAGCCCTGAGTGCCTGGCACGTCCACACCCGAGGGGACACCCGCGTGGGCCGGGAGAAAGGGCCACTACGGCGGTATTCGGGCACCCGCCAAGGGGGaaggcggcggggccgggctgcgATGGCGGCCACAGGGGCCGGACGCCCCCGAGCCCCAGGTCGGGCCGAGCTGCCGGAGCCCCGGAGCGTCACCCGCGGGGGGAGGGGGAACCGCTAAACCCgcgccccgcccccccccccccccccgccggccGGTTGGGGCCGGTTCCAGCCGGTGCCGCGCGGGCTGGTGGCGGGTCTCCGTGCGCGCGTGCCGCACGCCGCCCGCTGACGTCAGGCGCGTGTTGGcgcgcgggcgggcggcggggagcTCCGCTACGTACGTGTAGTGCTGCGGCTTCTCGGGCTGCGCCTGCAGCGCGCTGGCGGCGCTCGCCGGCCCGGCCGCAGCGGGGCCGCTCGCCACCGGGCCCTTGGACATGCCTCCGGCCttccgctgccgccgccgccgagcaGACCTTTATTATTCACTCTGCGCGGTCCGCACGGAGGGCGCCGCGCGCAGGCGCAAGCGCCACCACCGCCATTGCCGCCCCGGTGCGCGGGGCGGGGTGGGACTTGTAGTCCCGGCGCGCGCGCGCGCTTCGCCAGCCCGGGACGTGGCGGTCGGCGGCTTCCGGGCGGCGGGACCACAACTCCCAGGGACGCCCCGCGGCGGCGCGGTCCGCGCTTCCGGCCGCGCGGGGCACGACGGGACTTGTGGTCTGAGGTGGGGCACACGGCGCGTCAGGGCGCCCCCTAGCGGTCGGGCAGGATTGCGCTCACTGCGAGGCTCCATCAGCGGGACTGTCCCCAGGGAGCAGCCCGAGGCGAGGAACGGCACCGAGCCCCCGGGTGGCACCGAGCGCCGGCAGGGCCTGCCCAGCCCAATGCCTCCAGGCAGGCACGGAAGGCTGCAGAGGAGGCTGGGGAGTTATTTGTGGCAGGCGGCCtcacttccttccttcccccaccgCAGGGACTGAACGTGGACCGGGAGCACGGCATCCCAGCCAAAGGGTTATTTTAGTGTTGGCATCTCTCATTGCTCCATGGCCTGCCCCACCCACTGGACAACACCCGCCAGGAAGTGCCCAGGAATAGCACTGCAGTCCCGaccagaagagaaggaggaggaaggccCAGTGAGCGGTGTGGAGAACCTACCTCTGAGTACATGACACCAGAGACCCCTGGCTTCTGGCTCATCAGGAGATCGCACGGGgtccctgccctcccccagGAGAAAATCCCCTCCCCCCCGAAGGAGCTGCGTTGAAGGAAGCGGCTCAATTCCCATGCGAAGAGCTTCCTCCATAAATTAACTTCTCTCCTGAGGGAGGAAACGATATGAGTTTCTTTTAATAGGACTTTGATCTCTTGGGCTTCACACAGAACCACTTCCCTCGCTGGAATCCTCTAGCTGTGTGGTAAAGGGCAACAAGGTTTTCTAAGGCAAACACCTCTTTTTAACTCCACTAGCACGCACGGGGTGAATGATGTTAATAATAAACTTCCATCTGCgtgctgcctgtgcagctgtTTCGGGGGGGGGGAATAACTTTTTTAATTCCCATTTACACTGATTCCACAGCTACTGCGGGCAGGCTTTTCCTGGGATAATTAGTAGTTTATCCCCCTGCATTTGCTCGGATAACTCACAGGATCTCAATATGTTCTTACTCATCTAACAACCCTCTGCAGGAGGTTGGAGCACTATAATTACGCAGCTCTTGGTCAAGCAGGACAACTTTTGGTAAGTCAATAACGTGTGGAGGTATTTCAGGTAATATCCACACATACACACCTGAATATCCAAAATCCAATTCAGCAATGAACTGGATGAAAAAACCTTTCAATTAGGGACGAATCGCACTGACAATGCTGTCAATGCTCTCAGGGGTTCAGAAACCAAGGGCCCGAATCCTCAGACAGTGATGTTGATTCCACAGTCCtctttcacttctcttttgtttcacaGTCAGGACAACCCGACATGTGCTCTGCTGAGCACCAGGGAAATGTTCTGGGAACATGTGCCCTGGGAGCATTGGCTTCCATCTTCACACAGGTCCTTGCTGACATTTCCTTGCTTCGGCATTTCCATGTATGCCTTTCCCTCAGCCTGTTTCATCCGAGAGGCTGCAGCACGGCTTTCCTCCAGTCTTCAAGAGAGACTAATCTAAACTATCCCTGAAATAAGAAGAGGAAGCAACCACTGCtatgaaaacacaggaaatatcTAAGGAGCAACTGGTAACAAACACTATGCACTGGTCTCCTGGTGTCAGTGACAGCAGAGAATGCTCTTAAAAATAAcgaatttaatttaattttttggtATGCTGTTAGCATCAGAACTGGTtcctaaatttctttttcctaagcACGAATGGCTCAGATGAAGGGAATTCTTTGCTTCCTATTTTCCAAAACACGTACAATGCAAATGATTGTTCACGTTTACCTCCCAAGCCATTCCACCAATAGGCAGCTTTTTGCCTCTGataaataattcacattttcctttacaaCAGTGACAATTAACTGGACAAACGAGGACCAGTAGCAGGGGGTATGTGCCAGAGACGCAGTCCCTCCAGCAGCCCTGGCCCAGCACACGTGACAGGCCTGTCGCACCATGCTGGTGCATGGTTGCTTGACTTACCCGAgaggcagagaagcaggagatgCGCTCCCTACATGCCGAGCTCCTGCACCGCGGCAATCCTTGCTTGCCTGGGTGTCGACCCCGGGGACTTACGCATCCGGGGAGGATACAAAACCTCATGGAAAGGCCGTGTGACAATGGCCACGATCGTTTGCGGAGCTCACTGATGCCTTTGGGAGCGGTGGTTGAGCAAGTGTCTTGTTTGTGTTCACTCCATGTTCCGCGTGCTTCAACTGCAGGGCATTTGGGACCTGTTCTTCCTGACTGTGGTACCCATCCTGCGGGGGGGCAGGGACCCACCTCCGCAGTTGCTACAAGTGCGAGGTCAAACTTAAGCAACAACTTCCCCTCCAAGacaatctttttatttaattgcctTTTATCTTCCTAGATGGTACCAAGAGGGAACATGGACTCTGGCTTTCTACTCGCAACAAAACTCTGGAGTTCGCTTCAGCGTTGAAGGCCACCCCTGAAGCTGATGGGATCTGGGGAGCAGCACGGCTCTGACACCTGCCGTTGCCTGGGGCAGGCTCCCAGCTGTGGCAGCCTTCCCCAGGCCAATGGTTGGGCTCTCCCCAACTTTTGGGGGGGTCACAAACGCGCGGGGCTGCTCAGCACCAACCTAAGTCCTGCACAAGCATCCCCAGGCTGCCACACCACCACAACCGCGCGGGAGACGAAGAACCCTGACAGAGCCTGCTCCCTTCCAAGGAGCTTTGCTCGTCCCCGCCGACACTCGGGAACGCGGGAAGGAAGGGCGGGGGGGGCGTCGCGGGCCACCTGCGAGCCGCTACACACCGGAGCCTCCCGCAGCTTTCCCGAAGGCCGCTGGTCCCCGCGGCCTGCGCGCTGGGGATCCCGCAGGGGTACACGGCACCCACCGCCCCTCCAGGCTGCACCGCGACCTGGCCCGGCCCTCGccgcccgcagccccccgcCAGGCGCCTACACACCACACGCCGCGAAAGACGCTTTGTGGTGGGCCGACGGCCCGGgcggccggggggggggggggtgaacCGAGGCCGGGGAGGGGTGCTCAGAGCACTCAGCCGCTCACCACCCGCCGCTCGCCCCACTCGCATTGACTTCTCATTGTGGAGCTTTGCAACAAAGGGTAGGATCCAAACCCTGCTCCGTTTTGTCCAATCAGCGCGCAGGGCGCACGCCCGCTGCCGATTGGCCCCTTCTCGCCCAACAGTACCCAATCAAACGCCTACTTTAACAACCAATCAGCGGCGGGGCAAGGGCCCAATCGGCGCCGAGGAAGCGGAGCACGGCCTTTGTGTGTAGTGACGCCAAGGCGCCGGCGGAGGTCCTGGCCAATGGTAAGGCGCGCTGCTTCCAGGCATTGTGAGGTCACCGCGCCGTGTGCCGCCCCCGGTATAAGACGTGCGtcccggcggcggggcgggcgcagTGAGGGGGTGCTCGGCTGTGGAGCGGATTGTGGTAGTATCAGCGCAGGCTTCGGTGCGCAGCGCGACCGGCACCGGCGCTTCCTTCTTCTTGGAGCGGTAAGCGGCGGGGGCGTTCCGTGGtgggcggcggggccgcgcggCCGCTGGCGGCCTCGGTGCTTCCCGGAGCCGGGCGGTAGACCGGGCCTTGCCTACGTGCTGCGAGTCACGGCCGGTGCCCATCCCCCCTCCGGGGCGGCCCAGGAGGAAGCGGGGGGTGGCGTGACTCAGTGTGCCTCCCTTGGGGCGGGGAGCGGCCGGGCCGCGGAGCGCAGGCGGAGGAACCATAACTTCTCCCCCCCGTGGGGAGGCTGCTGGCCGCTTGCCCGCGTTGGCGGGGGAGGGGGCCACTCGCCGACATCTGCCGGAACTCGAAGGGATTGGACGGGCGGGGGAGGGGAGGCGGGGAGCGGGCCGCCGTgtgccggggcgggggggggaggtggtGCTGCCGCGGGGCTGGGGAGAGGTGGGCCTTGTGTCACGCGGGGCTGTGTCTGTAGGTGAGTGAAGAGAAATGGCCCGTACGAAGCAGACCGCCCGCAAGTCCACCGGGGGGAAGGCTCCGCGCAAGCAGCTCGCCACTAAGGCGGCCCGGAAAAGCGCCCCCTCTACCGGCGGCGTCAAGAAGCCTCATCGCTACAGGTAAGGCTGCGGGCACGGCACGGCCCTACGCTTCCGCGGCACTTTCCCCGGCTCACgcgctccctccctccctcaggCCGGGCACCGTAGCTCTCCGTGAGATCCGCCGCTACCAGAAGTCCACGGAGCTGCTGATCCGCAAGCTGCCGTTCCAGCGGCTGGTCAGGGAAATTGCCCAAGACTTCAAAACGGACTTGAGGTTCCAGAGTGCAGCCATCGGTGCACTGCAGGTACTGCTGGTGGCCTGTGGGGCCGCGGTGCTGAGCATGCCTCGCTGGGGGGTTCTAACGACGTTTTCTCTTGTCCTCTTCAAACAGGAGGCCAGCGAAGCGTATCTGGTGGGTCTGTTCGAAGATACGAACCTGTGTGCCATCCATGCCAAGAGAGTCACCATCATGCCCAAAGATATCCAGTTGGCTCGCAGGATACGGGGGGAGAGGGCTTAAGTGAAGGCTGTTTTTATGGTGTTTTGTAGTAAATTCTGTaaaatactttggttttaatttgtgacttttttttgtaagaaattgTTTATAATATGTTGCATTTGTACTTAAGTCATTCCATCTTTCACTCAGGATGAATGCTAAAAGTGACTGTTCACATAAACCTCAGTGATGTGAGCCATGGGGCTCCGGAGTGACAAGTTGCTAATATGCAGAAGGGATGGGTGATCTTTCTTGCTTCTCATGCATGTTTCTGTATGTTAATGACTTGTTGGGTAGCTAAACTTGTAAGGTACTAGAATTGATATAAATGTGTACAGGGTCCTTTTGCAATAAAACTGGTTATGACTTGATCCAAGTGTTTAACAATTGGGGCTGTTAGTCTGACCATACATCACTGTGATCAAATGTGGACTTCTTCAGAGGGTGAAACTACAAGTCTTAACCACAGTGTAACTTACagtttcctaaaaaaaaaaaaaaagtaaacctgGCAGCTATAGAATACACTATGTGCATTTATAATAGCTATTTTATATATTGTAGTgtcaacatttttaaattaaatgttttacattCACATGTGAGGAGTCTTTGTCATTTGGTTTGTCTGGGCTTGAAGaagctgcctcctgctcctcctggctCTGGCACATTGGCAGTAGGCACCTGTaatcctgcagtgctgctcccaTAACTTCATTTTGTCTGCCTGCTCAGGGGGGTTGGGAGGTTTTGCTGTGGCTCTTGGCTGGGGAGGGGGTAGAGGGAGAATGGCTGCACTGGCAGGCCCAGGCCAGGCAGCCTTCAGGGGAGTGCTGGTTTTTTTATAAAGCTTAACTGTGGGTCAGCAGTTCAGGCACAACTCCAGGACTGagctttttctcccccccttttCCAGTAGATGTCAGGGAGGTTTATTTTGGTGCTGTGACTGGGCTGCCTAGGGCAAACCCTACAGCTTCATGGTGCTGGGTGTGTGGCTGCAGCCTGACAATTCTGTGGAATCCAGCTGTGTGACTAAATCCTGGAAAATGACAGCAGCTAGCATGGATGGCCTGCAAGAGGAAAAGCTAATAACCGGGGAGTGTATGGGCTGCTGGGCAAACTGGGATGGGCATGCAATAAGATTCTCATTTCCTATCTAAGCTTTTTTGATGAAAGAGGATTAAACTCAGCCCTTTGCTCTAgctctttgggctctgccaaGGCAGGTCTGGTTTTCTGCGCAGTGCCTCTGGGAACAGCCATACTGTGTTAGGTGGTGGTGGAGGAAAGCTGCTCAGACTACATCTGGAAGACAGgtaattaacatttaaattaaactgcAAGTCCGGCTCTCCTCAGTTCTTTAAGAACAGGCTGCACTAGTAAGGCTGGAGTTGGCACAGGGAAAGGAAGCAGTTGGGCTAGCTCATCTGGATTTGTTGCCATGAAATTAAAAGTGCCATGGTCGAAGTGGCAGCAGTGATAGTTACACAAGAGTGGGTGGTCAGTTGGCACCATCTCTGTGTGTGATTGTGCGCAGGCCAGGCTGGTCacagtgctgctttccttccaAAGGGTGGTTGGAAAGCTGCCCTGACTGGCACtcagggtgctgctggcagaggctggggagctcagggctggagccagggcTCTCCCTGGTCAGACAAACCACTCTGTGTGCTCAAAACCTGCAGGTAGAGGAACAGGCACACCCTGTGGTGGTGGCACCTCCTCGATGCCCTTTCCTGCACCACTCCAAACGTGAGAACACACAGCCCACAGTTAACACCATTATTATCTACCACAGCACTGCTAAAACCatcttttttaaacaagtggTTTCCTCACTGCTAagcctgcaaagaaaaaagatttcctTGCGTCAACAttggatgccagagagggattcttcatcagggactgtagtgataggacaaggggtaacggaTTCAAACTTAACAGGGGTGATTCAGGTCagatatagggaagaagttcttccctgtgagggtggtgaggtactggaacaggctacccagagaagctgtggctgccccatcgctggcagtgttcaaggccaggctggacagaaccttgggcaacatggtctagtgtgaggtgccttggcaggggggttggagctagatgcacttaaggtcctttccaatccaaaccattctatgattctatgacattgtAAACTGAATTGCTTTAAAGGTCTGGATCAAAGTTAAGCACCAGCTTACACCATAGCTGACACTGCGTGATCTAGGACATTGGGCAGGGATGTCCCCAAAAGAACCCCTGCAAGTCATTGCAGCTTGCTTTAGGTaggttaaaaaaatcagaattccaAGCAACACGATTTACAAAGGCTTGATTTGGTGCTGAACTGCAGTAGCAGGCTGGGGTCCTGCAGGAAAGGTATGTTTAAAATCACATCCCTCAAAAACAATGTTTCCTCCAAATTCTTAGTGGGAACAATGAACCATCTGGGTATACCTAGAAGctgtttctcaaaataaaatcattgtctgccagttcttaaaaaaaccaaaaaaaaacccccaaaacaacaacacaaaaccaaaacccaccagaaaACTACATCAAAACACCTATTCATCTTGGTACCCTCAACAAAAAGGAACTAAGTTACATCGCACCTGTGGTGGACCAGAGCAGCAATTCATGGTATTACATGACCTCACTGTGGCGATATCTTGCCAATTCTCCTGATGATTTCCTCGTATTCTTGCTCAGAACTTGATGCAAACAGCAGGCAGTCGAACGTGCTCTCATCAGGGCTCTCCAGGGAAGCGCTAAGAATGGAAATACGTCCATGAGCCAGCAGAAAGCACGGCTCTGAAAGCCCAGCCCCGATGTGGAACCGCACCAGCGGCCCCGCAGCTGGCCTGGACAtcactggtttgtttttcaagacCCACATCACTTTATATCCACCCTCCCATGGCCCACGGGCAACACTTAGTCCATGCAGAAGGCAAATAACttgctgctgtctgtgcagTGTCCCATGCAGGAGATGGTAGGGTGGGGGCAGTGGTGCGGGAGCTGCACTGGGGACAGGAGGGAGACAGGGCTGCCCTCAGTCCCTGTCGTTCCCATCCCTGGTTTAAACTGGCCCTATGATCCCTCTGGCCAGGATCCCTGCACTGCCTCAGGAGTCACCTAGACCTTGGGGGTCACTTGCTTACGTTGGAAGAAGTCTTCTCCTATATGAGGACTTCTGCTTCCTTCACATCAAATAAAACCTCATGAATTGgggacagaggggaaaaagcccAGATCATCACAGTGTCTGAGCTCTGATTTTAATAAGACACTTACAAGAGAGACATTATTCAAAAGCGAGGAGATGAATCATAGTCAAACACGAAGAGTTTTCCATCACCCAGTGCTCCCACACTTGAATCTTTTTACAAACAAAagacccccccacccccccccccaccccaagccTCAAGAAACAGTGACCTGAGCCCTAAAGCACCCCTGGAACCAGATTCAGCCTCCCCACAGTTTTCCAAGTGCCCTTGgctggtggttttatttttcttccttagtgAAATTCCTGTCCTGTCTGCAGAGATGCCTCTAACTAGAAAAAATACCCACACAGGTGGGGATGTCAAATACTTGCCCAGGCCAAGTGAACCTGGAACTGAGAGGCAAAAACATCCCAGGCAGAGACCATACTTTCCTGCAGTTCTCTCACCAAGCCTTTGCTGGGCTGCACCCAGTCCTGTCACTCACCCTTGCTGCCAACTGTTTCTCCAGGCCCAGGCCAGCACCTCTTTGCCACCATACTGAATTAGAGTGGCAGGGAAGGAATAACCCACAGGCACATGAAAAGAAACCCTGAAGAGACAATTTCCCTCCGGCATGTCTCTGCCCCATCGCCTCACCTTCCCAACGCTGATCTGGCCCAGGTACCATAGGTTGTAGAGCAGCCTGGGGAGATAAGGGCTCGTGGCACCAGAGCGGGACCCCAtgcatcctcctgctgctctttgcagggAAGATGCTCGCAGCCCCGCACTGTCCCCTGGCCACAGGGGCAGCTTTAGCCCCACAGTCTCCAGCAGAGACTGGGGATAATGCAGGCACAAGGCTGCCCTGATGCTGGgacccccagcccagcccaggggCTCCCCATGTTGCAGGACCTCCTGCCCCCCTGCAGCCTCTGTGGCTGCCCCTCATCCCTGTACTGGgggctctgctggagctggaagTGGGGCTCCTTTTCCTTTAGGACCATCAGGtacacagcaggagcagcttgTAGACCTCCCTGTtgtgccaccaccaccacagcaggCAGAAGCTGAGCGTTTGTCCCTTCAGCTTCTGCAACACGGCCCTGGCCTGGAGGGAGGGTGGGCGAAGCAGCAGGGAGGATGGGGGACAGGAGAGGGGGGATGCACCAGCTCCCTATGCCCAACCACCTACCCACTGTAGGTGTTTCTCAGCAAGCAGCCATTGATCTTGTCAAGGATGTCACCAGCCAGCACCACCTTGTTCACCACCACCTGGCTCTCAGGAGCACCTTGACGACAAAGACTTGGCCGTCCACATATCTGGGGgtgcagcagagccccagctcagccctggggcCCCAGCCTGGCCCCCCCAGCATTTTCGTACCATCAGTGATGTTTCACCAACATACAGAGGCAGGGAAAAGCCACTCCACAGGCAGCAGATACCAGTGAGGCTGAGCCAGTGGGGATAGAAACACCAAGACAGCTCCAGTGCTCTCAGTGGCATATTTATCTCCCCTTTTTGAGAGGTTTTTGTCCAGGTCATGCTGGAAAGCTGAGAGAAGGATCAAGGGCTCCTACCTGAACTCCATGGCACTGTCTCATAAGTGATACACACCAGGAAGAGAGTGGCCAGTGACAGTGGCCCTGACAATGGCTTCAGGGCACCCAAGGAGCATGACCAGGGCAAGCGGGAGGATGGCGATTCCTTGCTCTGGAACATTTCTGGCACTGGTGCCAAACCAGGAATTTGGGAGCCTAGGGAGAGGCTGTAGTGTCCAGTGCTCCGGGCTGGGGCCAGATGAGTGGCTGCTTGTCCTGTCCTTTCCTGGGATTAGGCTGTACCCAGACCCTGGAGGGACAGCCCTGCTGGATGGATGGgatggcaaagcagcaggtGAACCCTTAACTCAGCAATAAGCCCTCCTCCCTTGCCCCATGCATCCCCCTGCATCCCCATGCAGCTGAGGGATGCTGCCACCCCTCCCCAAAGCCTCTGCCATTTGCAGCAGCACTCACTGTCACATCCCATTAGCCAGGGACCTGACGCATGGCCAGTTTGGCTGGAAGCACTTGCTGTTAGAAACGCCCGAAAGCAAGTGGGGTCCCAGCCTCCAGCACATGCTGGAACCAGCCCCAAAGCCACCTTGAGATTTTTTTGGGGACTCTTTTGGGttaaaaaggcagcagaggaatGCTCTTCTTAAAAGACATTATTCTTAAAAGACATAAAGGCGTGCCCACTGTTCTCAATAAATGCACTGGTATTTCACAAGAGCAAAACCAACTGATGTGTAATCTGTGTCACCCCAGggaaaaggggatttttttggcAAGAAATCAGGGAAGGGAGCATAGGAAAACTTCATTTATGCTAGCAATTTAGGCCTGAGTACTACACTTGCTTGAGTTTACTCCCAGGAATGCTGGGATCTGCTCCTGGCAACACTGCAGGCACCTGGCAGGATCTGACctcagagcagaggcagctttGCTCATGCTGGTGAACCTGAGccaattccccccccccactgtgCCCAGGCAGAAGGTTGCATGGCAATCCCTCCCCATTATTCCTTATCTTCCTCACGCGGCAAGGGCAAGGCAGTGGAAAGATGGCTCTGGGGACAGACAAGCTCTTACTGGCAGCAGCCACCTTTTGTCCAAGAAGCTGCAATTCTGCAGACAAAGGAGCATCAGCACCATTGGTCCCGGAGATGAAGGGGCCAGGGCCCTGCCTGGCCACTGTGTGCTGGCCACTACTGCAGTAACTGGTCACTGCACCTGCAGGTCCAGGGGGAAATCCATCTCtgtcaccaccaccagcagcgagaggaaaggctctgcagaggggtGGTGATGGAGAGGCAGTGTCACCGCTGGGTGCCCAGTAGCCACAGCCTCGCACGTGTGTGGCAGAGGTGCAAATAAAGCCATTTTTGGAGTAACTAGTGAGCCCTGGGGAGCAAGGCTCTAAGAGCATCCCGACAGTGCAGCACCCAGGCTATTGCTGCAGGCTTGTCCTGGGCTCCTGCGGCTGGTGCAGAGAGAGAAGCACAGCATCTACACACCACATGTCCCCATATTCAGACCAATGCTCGCAGCAAACACTGCCGACAAGCAACTTTCTTTCCATTCCACCCTctaaatgcaaagcaaagctgccCAGGCTCCCCTGCATGAGCCTTGCAATTACGCTGATGGAGATCTGCAATCTGCTCATGCACCAGCAGTATGGGTGATTTATAGGCCATCTAGGTACAGGTTTAACACAGAGTTGTTTGTCATAATCAAAAGATTAAAGGCTTTCACCTTGGCCAGGCCCCCTAAGGCACGTGGCGGCGGATGGAGTGGTGCAGCCTGTCAAGACAACACAGCCATTCACTGGACCAACCTGCCTGTGTGACCCCAGGCTGCCCAGCTGCCAAGGGCTCCCCTTGAAGCCAGACCTCTGCATCTGCTTTGATCCTTGGTACAAGACACTTCAGAAGCAATTTTGCCATCCCATGGCACTAAAGCCAACCTTAGATGGATTAAAACcatgtttaaatatttacacCTCTTTTTCCATCATTGCAGCAGCATATTTAGATTTTACCACTAAGTTTGGCTTAGAAAAATCACAGTGGACTGTTTTCCTCACCCCCTGCAGCTGGAAAGAAGCGGAGACtggacacctgactcaaactaggCAAAGGGCTATTCCAccccacagcacgtcatgcccagtatataaaccaggggaagtcacccggaaggcccagatcactgctcaggtcgtGCTGAGTgtcggttggcgggtggtgagcaattgcattgtgcatcatttgtgtttatttatttttttttttccttttccccttttagttttatattctctccccttgttctttcccttatcattattattattggtggtagcagtagtggttttgtattataccttagctactggactgttcttatctcaacccgtgggagttgttacattctttcgattctcctcctcatcccccTGGGAGcgagggggggaggagggagaggagaaggggggagtgggtgagtggctgcgtggttctgtgttaccggctgggcttaaaccacgacaatatcAAAAGCACAGACGGTGGATGCAGATATAACACAGGCATTGATGTATGTATGTATACGTATTTATTTGtacatatatgtaaaatacatacaCTGGCCTATGTCTGTACCTATAACAGTAACACCGGTGCAT encodes the following:
- the LOC115616543 gene encoding histone H3.3A, with translation MARTKQTARKSTGGKAPRKQLATKAARKSAPSTGGVKKPHRYRPGTVALREIRRYQKSTELLIRKLPFQRLVREIAQDFKTDLRFQSAAIGALQEASEAYLVGLFEDTNLCAIHAKRVTIMPKDIQLARRIRGERA